One window of the Labilibaculum sp. genome contains the following:
- a CDS encoding MFS transporter, giving the protein MIIETNPNLNKNILLAVTMSSNFLNPLMGAAVNVALPRIGEELSMSAVGLSWVSMSFLLASSVFLVPFGKVSDNWGRMKMFLSSNVLFALSTLFCAFSFSSEMLILGRLLQGIGAAGIFASNMAIVISAFEPHERGKMIGLNVMAVYVGLSIAPVLGGILTESLGWRSLFFINAGAVLLIILAIITKIKAEWAVPNNAKFDIQGTLLYMLSVSGLMYGFSHLPKTEAILFTFLGIAGLIVFVRYELKQANPVFEMQLFFKNKLFAFSNLSAFINYAATFAITFVFSLYLQYVKGLSPKEAGFILIAQPVVMAVVASFSGKLSDTKDPRILASIGMGISAAGLLLLTFISKETSYAYIVFALLILGFGFGMFSSPNTNSVMSSVEKRFLGLASATVATMRTTGMMFSMAVAALSIHIFLGDAKIHAGNLDSFMLSMRVIVISFTVLCVIGIFTSLVGRRKTTGN; this is encoded by the coding sequence ATGATAATAGAAACAAATCCAAATTTGAATAAAAATATTCTGCTGGCTGTTACCATGTCATCCAATTTCCTGAATCCTTTAATGGGAGCTGCCGTTAATGTGGCTTTACCCAGAATTGGGGAAGAATTGTCGATGTCGGCAGTGGGTTTAAGTTGGGTGAGTATGTCCTTTTTGTTGGCTTCGTCGGTATTTTTAGTCCCTTTTGGTAAAGTAAGCGACAATTGGGGGCGAATGAAAATGTTTTTGTCCAGCAATGTATTATTTGCTTTGTCCACTTTATTTTGTGCTTTTTCTTTTTCTTCCGAAATGCTAATCCTGGGTCGTTTATTGCAGGGAATTGGCGCGGCAGGCATATTTGCCTCGAACATGGCCATTGTAATATCGGCTTTCGAACCTCACGAACGTGGTAAAATGATTGGATTAAATGTAATGGCCGTTTACGTAGGTTTATCCATTGCTCCGGTTTTGGGCGGTATTCTAACCGAATCCTTGGGCTGGCGTTCCTTGTTCTTCATTAATGCAGGGGCAGTCCTGCTAATCATACTGGCAATAATCACAAAAATTAAAGCCGAATGGGCCGTTCCCAACAATGCGAAATTCGACATTCAGGGAACCTTGCTCTATATGCTTTCCGTTTCGGGATTGATGTATGGGTTTTCGCATTTACCAAAAACGGAAGCAATCCTGTTCACTTTCCTGGGAATTGCAGGGCTGATTGTTTTTGTCAGATACGAGTTAAAACAAGCAAACCCGGTTTTTGAAATGCAGCTGTTCTTCAAAAACAAGTTGTTTGCCTTCTCCAATCTATCCGCTTTTATTAATTATGCAGCCACTTTTGCCATCACGTTCGTTTTTAGTTTGTATCTGCAGTACGTGAAAGGCTTATCGCCCAAAGAGGCAGGTTTTATTTTAATTGCACAACCTGTAGTGATGGCTGTAGTAGCATCATTCTCCGGCAAATTGTCGGATACAAAAGACCCGCGGATTTTGGCATCCATAGGAATGGGTATAAGCGCAGCAGGGCTCTTACTACTTACTTTTATCAGCAAAGAAACATCTTATGCCTATATTGTTTTTGCTTTACTGATTTTAGGATTTGGTTTTGGGATGTTTTCATCGCCCAATACAAACTCAGTAATGAGTTCGGTGGAAAAACGTTTTTTAGGACTTGCATCGGCTACTGTTGCTACCATGCGAACCACCGGAATGATGTTTAGTATGGCTGTTGCAGCCCTTTCCATACATATTTTTTTGGGAGATGCTAAAATTCATGCCGGCAATCTGGATTCATTCATGTTGAGCATGAGAGTGATTGTCATTAGTTTTACAGTTTTGTGTGTAATCGGAATTTTTACATCGTTGGTTGGCAGGCGGAAAACGACCGGCAATTAA
- a CDS encoding peroxiredoxin: MKKITLGSSVPPFELSDQNGNLFSLDSVLGKKNLVIYFYPKDDSPGCTKEACSFRDQFEVFADADAMIIGISGQSAESHLKFAQKYRLNYTLLSDTGNKLRKLFGVPAGFFGLIPGRVTYVINKQGKVAFMFNSQIQAEKHVDEALRILQEIK, encoded by the coding sequence ATGAAAAAAATAACCTTAGGGAGCAGTGTTCCCCCATTTGAATTAAGCGACCAGAACGGAAACTTGTTTTCGCTCGATTCGGTATTGGGCAAGAAAAATCTGGTGATTTATTTTTATCCTAAAGACGATAGTCCGGGCTGCACAAAAGAAGCTTGTTCGTTTCGGGACCAATTTGAAGTGTTTGCCGATGCCGATGCCATGATTATTGGAATTAGCGGACAATCGGCAGAAAGCCACCTGAAGTTTGCCCAAAAGTATCGGTTAAATTATACTTTGCTGAGTGACACCGGAAATAAGCTGCGCAAATTATTTGGTGTTCCGGCTGGTTTTTTTGGATTGATTCCGGGCAGAGTCACTTATGTAATTAACAAACAGGGAAAAGTAGCATTCATGTTTAACTCGCAAATTCAGGCTGAGAAACATGTTGACGAGGCTTTACGAATTCTGCAGGAAATAAAATGA
- the plsY gene encoding glycerol-3-phosphate 1-O-acyltransferase PlsY — translation MIDILKIGFVLLSYLLGSVPVGYLLTKYYTDKNILEMGSGNIGSTNVGRIAGRKLAIVTQLLDMLKGLLPVALCLFFVDNKTDGFEFYIYWLALAAIIGHDFSIFLKFKGGKGVNTTLGASVLIAPISVFISVAIYFLVKNRFKYVSIGSLLLGIFLPLTELVFHGFTSAFYYLLACMVLIILMHKANISRLLNQEELSS, via the coding sequence ATGATAGATATTTTAAAAATCGGTTTTGTTTTGCTGTCCTATTTATTAGGCTCAGTGCCTGTCGGCTATCTTTTAACCAAATATTATACAGATAAAAATATTTTGGAAATGGGAAGCGGAAATATAGGCTCAACAAACGTAGGTCGTATTGCCGGTAGAAAATTAGCCATAGTCACCCAGCTTTTGGATATGCTTAAAGGACTTTTGCCTGTTGCTCTTTGTCTGTTTTTTGTTGATAACAAAACAGATGGATTCGAATTTTATATTTATTGGCTTGCCTTGGCAGCCATTATCGGGCACGATTTTAGCATCTTTCTCAAATTCAAAGGCGGGAAAGGTGTTAATACCACACTCGGGGCTTCCGTATTAATTGCTCCAATTTCCGTTTTCATTTCAGTAGCCATCTATTTTCTTGTAAAAAACCGATTCAAATATGTATCAATTGGTTCATTGCTGTTGGGGATCTTTTTGCCTCTTACCGAATTAGTCTTTCACGGGTTTACCTCCGCTTTTTACTATCTGCTGGCATGTATGGTTCTAATTATTCTCATGCACAAAGCAAATATAAGCCGCTTATTAAATCAAGAGGAACTTTCATCTTAA
- a CDS encoding SRPBCC family protein yields MSFYQFQKEQFIKATIEEIWDFISSPQNLKKITPENMGFDIRTPNLPDKIYEGMIIRYTVRPLLGIPTNWVTEITHLKEKFYFVDEQRVGPYKLWHHQHIIMPKENGVLMKDIVSYQPPFGVLGRIANALIIRNTLNDIFDYRTKALEKIYPL; encoded by the coding sequence ATGTCATTTTATCAATTTCAAAAGGAACAATTTATTAAAGCCACCATTGAGGAAATATGGGATTTTATCAGTTCGCCGCAGAATCTGAAAAAAATCACCCCGGAGAATATGGGTTTCGATATCCGAACCCCAAATCTACCAGATAAAATTTATGAGGGAATGATTATCCGTTATACCGTTCGCCCATTGCTGGGTATTCCAACCAACTGGGTTACCGAAATCACGCATCTTAAAGAGAAATTTTATTTTGTAGATGAACAAAGAGTTGGCCCCTATAAATTGTGGCACCATCAGCACATTATTATGCCCAAAGAAAATGGTGTACTAATGAAAGATATTGTGAGTTATCAGCCTCCTTTTGGTGTGCTGGGGAGAATTGCCAATGCCCTGATTATTAGAAATACATTAAATGACATATTTGATTACCGAACCAAAGCGCTCGAAAAAATATATCCCTTATGA
- a CDS encoding Crp/Fnr family transcriptional regulator encodes MELNKIENIIKGIRRYYPVSDDSIETLAGLLTETHLPKHHLLTKAGVKDNFVYFIEQGCMRTYFLVDGKEITNWFSREGDITFSSNSLYHRIPGFDFVELLEDSCVFTLPIDALNDLYKTNIDMANWSRTIHQEVLLKMQNLRIDRLSLSSKARYEKFYNENPDLSNRVNLGYIASYLGMTQQHLSTIRANG; translated from the coding sequence ATGGAGCTGAATAAGATTGAAAATATTATCAAAGGGATCAGACGATATTATCCGGTATCTGATGATTCGATTGAAACACTGGCTGGTTTATTAACCGAAACTCATCTGCCGAAACATCATTTGCTGACCAAAGCAGGGGTTAAAGATAATTTTGTATACTTTATCGAGCAGGGATGTATGCGAACATATTTTTTAGTTGACGGGAAAGAAATTACCAATTGGTTTAGCCGGGAAGGTGATATTACCTTTTCTTCAAATTCATTGTATCATCGAATTCCAGGATTCGATTTTGTTGAGCTTCTTGAAGATTCATGCGTATTTACCCTGCCCATTGATGCTTTAAATGACTTGTACAAAACGAACATTGACATGGCAAACTGGTCCCGTACCATTCATCAGGAAGTGTTGCTGAAAATGCAGAACCTGCGTATCGACAGGTTAAGCTTATCATCAAAAGCCCGCTACGAAAAGTTTTACAACGAAAATCCTGATTTGTCTAATCGGGTAAATTTGGGATACATTGCTTCTTATTTGGGGATGACCCAACAACATTTAAGTACCATACGGGCGAATGGATGA
- a CDS encoding HEPN domain-containing protein produces the protein MNNQEALTSIENCEDELQRIFHLIEGHGHMSSIVPFLTNYAIVKSCGTAEFCFKTIISDIHSGQSSQIVNYVDNTIRNSSMNPSLDNICKTLKKFDPAWNDLFKDKLSQHEHNQRIKSSLDSLNTARNTFAHGRTPVSSFENIRTYFGDTVEVLKLLDEVVNE, from the coding sequence ATGAATAATCAAGAAGCGCTAACTTCAATTGAAAACTGTGAGGATGAATTGCAACGAATATTTCACCTGATTGAAGGACATGGTCATATGAGTTCAATTGTTCCGTTTTTAACAAATTATGCAATTGTAAAATCTTGTGGAACTGCAGAATTTTGTTTCAAAACTATTATTTCGGATATTCATTCAGGTCAAAGTTCACAAATAGTGAATTACGTAGACAATACTATTAGAAACAGCTCTATGAATCCTAGCTTGGACAATATTTGTAAAACTTTAAAGAAATTTGACCCAGCGTGGAATGACTTATTTAAAGACAAATTAAGTCAGCATGAACATAATCAAAGAATAAAGTCATCATTAGATTCACTTAATACTGCAAGAAATACGTTTGCTCACGGCAGGACACCTGTTTCTTCTTTCGAGAATATTAGAACCTATTTTGGAGATACAGTTGAAGTTTTAAAATTATTAGACGAAGTGGTTAATGAGTAA
- a CDS encoding DegV family protein has protein sequence MFNTKTPHINGKFLYYAFIAGGNQILQNQVEINRINVFPVNDKDTGTNLASTIRSVIDNIEPDKSYKTTVNNIADAALMGARGNSGVIFAQFLHGLSRETLNKPIINLREFAESVNKSIPYIYDAVANPVEGTMLTVIKEWSDFLTTKKDAIHDFKNVIIDSVVVLEKSLAETTLKLKVLNKSKFVDAGAKGFVLFIKGIIEFIKKQNIRNLVVESKESISLIHTEEISDNEITHRFCTEAIIKNLTGSKTELQNRLSKNGDSVVVAGSENICRIHVHTNHPAELFHQLKDMGTITFQKVDDMVRQQEVAAKRKWNIALVTDSTCDLSQELIDFYQIHVVPVNLNFGDNHYLDKVTIQPNQFYDLLETHAEFPKTSQINEQAFTNLYSHLASHYDAVIAVHLTSQFSGTYGNSAKAGERIKKEFNKPVHVIDSKNLSGALGLLVLKTAQNIEIGESLESLVESLEKDVIQSKIFVSVRDLKYMIRGGRVSKPKGIIASALGLNPVISMDENGKSVLFGKTFSQKASLNKIYRHIKKISAGKTLWNYIILHAHNPQGALETEEKMKQMTGKTPVSVVDISPVIGMHAGNGAIAISLLFNH, from the coding sequence ATGTTCAATACAAAAACACCTCATATCAACGGAAAGTTTCTTTACTATGCATTTATTGCCGGGGGAAATCAGATACTTCAAAATCAAGTGGAAATAAATAGAATTAATGTTTTTCCGGTAAATGATAAAGATACAGGTACCAATCTTGCATCTACAATTCGTTCAGTAATTGATAATATAGAACCTGATAAATCGTATAAAACCACAGTAAATAATATTGCAGATGCTGCCTTAATGGGCGCCCGGGGTAATTCGGGTGTTATTTTCGCTCAGTTTTTGCACGGTTTGAGCAGGGAAACTTTGAACAAGCCCATTATTAACCTTCGCGAATTTGCCGAAAGTGTGAATAAATCAATCCCCTACATTTACGATGCCGTTGCCAACCCTGTTGAAGGAACCATGTTAACCGTTATTAAAGAGTGGTCTGACTTTCTTACGACTAAAAAAGACGCCATTCACGATTTTAAAAATGTAATCATTGATTCGGTTGTAGTGCTGGAGAAATCATTGGCCGAGACTACCTTAAAACTGAAAGTACTAAACAAATCAAAATTTGTTGATGCAGGAGCCAAAGGTTTTGTTTTATTTATTAAAGGCATTATTGAATTTATAAAAAAGCAAAACATCCGTAATTTGGTTGTAGAATCGAAGGAAAGCATTTCACTTATTCATACCGAAGAAATAAGCGATAACGAAATTACACATCGTTTTTGCACTGAAGCAATTATTAAGAACCTGACCGGCAGCAAAACAGAACTGCAAAATAGATTAAGCAAAAATGGTGATTCGGTTGTTGTTGCAGGGTCGGAAAACATTTGCCGCATCCATGTTCATACCAATCATCCGGCTGAGCTTTTTCATCAGTTGAAAGATATGGGAACCATAACCTTTCAGAAAGTTGATGATATGGTGCGCCAGCAGGAGGTTGCGGCCAAACGGAAATGGAACATCGCATTGGTAACCGATTCTACTTGTGATTTATCGCAGGAATTGATTGATTTTTATCAGATTCATGTAGTTCCGGTTAATTTGAATTTTGGAGACAATCATTATCTGGATAAAGTAACCATTCAACCCAATCAGTTTTACGATTTACTCGAAACACATGCCGAATTTCCCAAAACATCTCAAATAAACGAACAGGCTTTTACCAATTTGTATTCGCATTTGGCATCGCATTACGATGCTGTTATAGCAGTGCATCTTACCAGTCAGTTTAGCGGAACTTATGGCAATAGTGCTAAAGCCGGTGAACGAATTAAAAAAGAATTTAACAAACCTGTTCATGTAATCGATTCAAAAAATTTATCGGGGGCATTGGGATTGCTGGTGCTGAAAACGGCACAAAACATTGAAATTGGGGAGTCTTTGGAATCTCTTGTAGAATCTCTTGAAAAGGATGTGATTCAATCTAAGATATTTGTGAGTGTCAGAGATTTAAAATACATGATTAGAGGGGGACGGGTTTCCAAACCAAAAGGGATAATCGCAAGTGCACTTGGTTTAAACCCTGTTATTTCAATGGATGAAAATGGAAAATCAGTCCTGTTTGGAAAAACCTTTAGTCAGAAAGCCAGTCTGAACAAAATTTACAGGCACATAAAAAAGATAAGTGCCGGAAAAACGCTTTGGAACTATATTATACTTCATGCACACAATCCGCAGGGAGCTCTGGAAACAGAAGAAAAAATGAAACAGATGACCGGTAAAACCCCGGTTTCGGTAGTTGATATTTCACCTGTGATTGGAATGCATGCCGGAAATGGTGCCATTGCAATTTCTTTGCTGTTTAACCATTAA
- a CDS encoding sugar O-acetyltransferase has translation MKTEMQKCLDGEVFNTSNEENQSLIHKARKLTKIYNATASTDAGNRKDILRELFGKVGDNVNIDTPFYCDYGKHIFVGTNVIININCTFVDCNRIEIGNNVLIASNVQIYTATHSTDVNDRLVTDWDPGSELPFFRTYALPVKIEDNVWIGGGVIILPGVTIGKNSVIGAGSVVTKSIPENCVAVGNPCRIIRKINEQNRKHGKD, from the coding sequence ATGAAAACTGAAATGCAAAAATGTTTGGATGGCGAAGTCTTTAACACATCCAACGAGGAAAATCAAAGTCTGATACACAAGGCTCGGAAATTAACAAAAATCTATAATGCGACAGCAAGCACTGATGCCGGAAACCGAAAGGATATTTTGCGTGAACTGTTTGGGAAAGTAGGTGATAATGTAAATATCGATACGCCTTTTTACTGCGACTACGGCAAGCATATTTTTGTTGGCACCAATGTAATTATTAATATCAACTGCACATTTGTTGACTGTAATAGAATTGAAATTGGAAACAATGTGTTGATCGCTTCCAATGTGCAGATTTATACGGCAACTCATTCAACAGATGTAAACGATCGTTTGGTAACTGATTGGGATCCCGGTTCAGAACTTCCATTCTTTAGAACTTATGCACTGCCCGTAAAAATTGAGGACAATGTATGGATTGGAGGAGGCGTAATTATTTTACCCGGAGTAACAATCGGGAAAAATTCTGTGATTGGAGCAGGAAGCGTTGTGACCAAATCGATTCCCGAAAATTGTGTAGCGGTTGGTAATCCATGTAGAATTATCCGAAAAATAAATGAGCAAAACAGAAAGCATGGAAAAGATTAA
- a CDS encoding DUF262 domain-containing protein → MIENELDNIEEIKEDLEDSYSNDDLYNINSWGADLSFRELISMYDEDELLKPELQRKYVWEKPEASRFIESILLGLPVPSIFLANTKDEKKLIIDGYQRIMTVVDYVNGIWSKDKKVFKLSNTEKINKRWRGKAYNELDSSDQRRIRSTTIHAIIFEQRAPADNDTSLYQVFERINTGGRALMPQEIRNCVNQGSFNDLLFDLNKNQNWRTLFGKEEEDSRMRDLEFILRFLGLDTDFIRTSDLSVISLKKYLNEFMGSTKSQCPKTIQKRRDKFNYVMNFVHTYIGDNAFYNIVSGEETKIRKRFYPTIFDAICPAISIAHKKLGNDMPTENLEEKRLALLKDPDFRKFSSEGTMQISHIHGRINKALNYLFGISYE, encoded by the coding sequence ATGATAGAAAATGAACTCGATAATATTGAGGAAATAAAGGAGGACTTGGAAGACTCATATTCTAATGACGATTTATATAATATAAATTCTTGGGGAGCTGATTTGTCATTTAGAGAACTGATTTCAATGTATGATGAAGATGAATTATTGAAACCAGAGCTTCAAAGAAAGTATGTTTGGGAAAAACCTGAAGCTAGTAGATTTATTGAATCAATATTATTAGGACTTCCCGTTCCTAGTATATTCTTAGCAAATACGAAAGATGAAAAGAAACTAATAATTGATGGCTATCAGAGAATTATGACTGTTGTAGATTATGTTAATGGAATCTGGTCTAAGGATAAAAAAGTTTTTAAGCTTTCAAATACTGAAAAAATTAATAAACGTTGGAGAGGTAAAGCTTATAATGAACTTGATAGTTCTGACCAAAGGAGAATTAGAAGTACAACAATTCACGCAATTATATTTGAACAAAGAGCACCAGCTGATAATGATACTAGTCTATATCAAGTATTTGAAAGAATAAATACTGGGGGTAGAGCTTTAATGCCACAGGAAATCCGAAACTGCGTAAATCAAGGTAGTTTTAACGACCTATTATTTGATTTAAATAAAAATCAAAATTGGCGGACATTATTTGGTAAAGAAGAGGAAGATTCCAGGATGAGGGATTTGGAGTTCATTTTAAGATTCCTTGGATTGGATACAGATTTTATTAGAACCTCTGATCTTTCTGTTATTTCATTGAAAAAGTATTTAAATGAGTTTATGGGTAGCACTAAATCTCAATGCCCTAAAACGATCCAAAAAAGGCGTGATAAATTCAATTATGTCATGAACTTTGTCCATACATATATTGGAGACAACGCTTTTTACAATATTGTATCTGGCGAAGAAACAAAAATTAGAAAGCGATTTTACCCAACAATTTTTGATGCAATTTGTCCTGCAATATCTATTGCTCATAAAAAGTTAGGAAATGATATGCCAACTGAAAATTTAGAAGAAAAAAGACTTGCCTTATTAAAAGACCCAGATTTTAGAAAATTTTCTAGTGAAGGTACAATGCAGATTTCTCATATTCATGGCAGAATTAATAAAGCGTTAAACTATTTATTTGGTATTAGTTATGAATAA
- a CDS encoding DUF1295 domain-containing protein, translating into MMTLFLQVSLLIWVLVTLLWIWSILIKNVSIVDLFWGFGFVVVNAFYVFMSGELNARKILILILVSIWGLRLAIYLAFRNIGKGEDFRYQEFRRNYGAERYWWFSYFQTFLLQGILIMLVSLPLLGISRSEHSGNLNFFDYLGILIWLIGFAFEAGGDFQLSRFKRDPKNKGKVLDTGFWKYTRHPNYFGDSAVWWAYALLSIAAGSYWQVIGSVVMTLLIIKVSGVALLEKTLNKSKPEYHEYIQKTSSFFPWFPKE; encoded by the coding sequence ATGATGACTCTGTTTTTACAAGTGTCCCTGCTTATTTGGGTATTGGTAACTCTATTATGGATTTGGAGCATATTGATAAAGAATGTAAGTATCGTTGATCTTTTTTGGGGGTTTGGTTTTGTGGTGGTTAATGCATTTTATGTATTCATGTCGGGCGAATTAAATGCCAGAAAAATTCTGATATTGATATTGGTTTCCATTTGGGGTTTAAGGCTTGCCATTTACCTTGCCTTCAGAAATATTGGCAAAGGAGAGGATTTTAGGTATCAGGAATTCAGACGTAATTACGGCGCGGAACGTTATTGGTGGTTCAGTTATTTTCAAACCTTTTTACTGCAGGGCATTTTAATTATGCTTGTTTCGCTGCCTTTACTAGGAATCAGCCGGAGTGAGCATTCAGGAAACCTAAATTTCTTCGATTACCTCGGGATTTTAATTTGGTTGATTGGTTTTGCTTTTGAAGCAGGAGGCGATTTTCAATTGTCACGTTTTAAACGGGATCCTAAAAACAAAGGAAAGGTATTGGATACCGGCTTTTGGAAATACACCCGGCATCCTAATTATTTTGGCGATTCGGCCGTGTGGTGGGCCTACGCACTTTTAAGTATTGCCGCAGGAAGTTATTGGCAGGTTATTGGTTCGGTCGTAATGACTTTGCTGATTATCAAAGTTTCAGGTGTGGCCTTACTCGAAAAAACGCTGAACAAGTCAAAACCGGAATACCACGAATACATTCAAAAAACAAGTTCATTTTTCCCATGGTTTCCTAAAGAATAA
- a CDS encoding DUF2177 family protein, which translates to MNIIGVVFSYLLTFVVFLMVDMLWLGVIAKSIYRKFLGGFLADDVNWTAAFIFYFIYVAGISIFAIYPAVNKGSVYHAVLMGALFGFFTYATYDLTNLATLKDWPLPIVIIDIIWGAVLSALVSFSGFYIVKCLS; encoded by the coding sequence ATGAATATAATTGGTGTCGTTTTTAGTTACCTGCTTACGTTTGTTGTTTTTTTGATGGTAGATATGCTATGGCTTGGCGTTATCGCAAAAAGCATTTACCGAAAATTTCTGGGTGGCTTTTTAGCCGATGATGTTAATTGGACTGCAGCATTCATCTTTTATTTTATTTATGTTGCCGGAATTTCAATTTTCGCAATTTACCCGGCAGTAAATAAAGGCTCGGTATATCATGCTGTTCTGATGGGGGCTTTATTTGGTTTTTTTACCTATGCCACCTACGACCTGACAAATTTAGCTACACTTAAAGATTGGCCGCTGCCAATTGTTATTATTGATATCATTTGGGGGGCGGTTCTTTCTGCGCTTGTTAGTTTTTCGGGTTTTTACATTGTAAAATGCTTAAGTTAA
- a CDS encoding cupin domain-containing protein, translating into MIIKSDQSKKREFKGVEFEVLATGEKSMVTKMNYKIGDTVPFHSHPNEQSGYVISGEYCIQFGQFSERLKSGDSYCIPENVKHRWEVIVGGEVIDVFTPPRLDYL; encoded by the coding sequence ATGATAATTAAATCGGATCAATCGAAAAAAAGAGAATTTAAAGGTGTGGAATTTGAGGTTCTGGCAACCGGAGAGAAATCTATGGTGACCAAGATGAATTATAAAATTGGTGATACAGTTCCTTTCCATTCTCATCCTAATGAACAAAGTGGATACGTGATCTCAGGAGAATACTGCATTCAATTCGGGCAGTTCTCCGAACGGCTAAAATCGGGTGATTCATACTGTATTCCCGAAAATGTTAAGCATCGCTGGGAGGTCATTGTTGGTGGGGAGGTAATCGACGTATTTACGCCTCCCAGACTTGACTATTTGTAA